The following coding sequences are from one Gossypium hirsutum isolate 1008001.06 chromosome A12, Gossypium_hirsutum_v2.1, whole genome shotgun sequence window:
- the LOC107940011 gene encoding ubiquitin-conjugating enzyme E2 2 — MSTPARKRLMRDFKRLQQDPPAGISGAPQDNNIMLWNAVIFGPDDTPWDGGTFKLTLQFTEDYPNKPPTVRFISRMFHPNIYADGSICLDILQNQWSPIYDVAAILTSIQSLLCDPNPNSPANSEAARMFSENKREYNRRVREIVEQSWTAD, encoded by the exons ATGTCAACTCCTGCAAGGAAGAGGCTAATGAGAGATTTTAAGAGGTTGCAACAAGATCCGCCTGCCGGTATCAGTGGAGCACCTCAAGACAACAATATTATGCTTTGGAATGCAGTTATATTTGG TCCAGATGATACTCCATGGGATGGAG GTACGTTCAAGTTGACACTTCAATTCACTGAAGATTATCCAAACAAACCCCCAACAGTGAGATTTATCTCCCGGATGTTTCATCCAAACA TTTATGCCGATGGAAGTATTTGTCTGGACATTTTACAGAACCAATGGAGTCCTATATATGATGTAGCAGCTATTCTCACATCCATCCAG TCATTGTTGTGTGATCCGAACCCAAACTCACCTGCAAACTCGGAAGCTGCTAGGATGTTTAGTGAGAACAAGCGCGAGTACAACCGAAGAGTAAGGGAGATTGTGGAGCAGAGCTGGACAGCGGACTAA
- the LOC107946498 gene encoding probable WRKY transcription factor 61 isoform 1 (isoform 1 is encoded by transcript variant 1): MEENLKKSSDDIGGGAVVKKEKIADSCADDEDAPAVVVVPKGGDKRPCCENDDNKPSSPGKKDLSSSNNNKVSLKSDTERTEPEYSMASSSTRKVQDDQLESAKAEMGEVREENQRLKMYLNRIMKDYQKLQMQFYDIVGQDSKKSQPAENNDRHHQQQEEEEPELVSLTLGRFSSDSKKDGKNKASSSHGKEEERGNEGLSLGLDYKLEASKSEVDDEALPNPSPVNSTQELKEEETWPPSKVLKTTRTGDDEVLQQNPVKKPRVCVRTRCETPTMNDGCQWRKYGQKIAKGNPCPRAYYRCTVAPSCPVRKQVQRCAEDLSVLITTYEGTHNHPLPMSATAMASTTCAAASMLLSGASSSGSNVASLTSTANLHGLNVYLTDNSKSKFYLPNSSLSAALSHPTITLDLTSTPSSSSSFPFNRFSSAYPTTSRYASTSLSFGSSESNTVSWGNGLLSYGSPSTQPYMKNPLNINGRPQSTMENNSIFPSFMQKNNLNPPQQPLPDTIAAATKAITTDPNFQSALAAALTSIIGTGNNNNGGGGSGESLAQRLKWGEQTFAVNGNGCGSSFFNKPPPSTTSQPGSLIFLPPNSLPFSTPKSASTSPGDTGNHTN; encoded by the exons ATGGAGGAGAATTTGAAGAAGAGCTCTGATGATATAGGAGGTGGTGCAGTTGTGAAGAAAGAGAAGATAGCTGATTCTTGTGCTGATGATGAAGACGCTCCCGCTGTTGTTGTTGTTCCCAAG GGAGGAGATAAAAGACCCTGTTGTGAGAATGATGATAATAAGCCATCTTCCCCTGGAAAAAAGGATTTaagcagcagcaacaacaacaag GTATCTCTAAAATCTGATACTGAAAGAACCGAACCTGAGTACTCCATGGCTTCTTCTTCAACTCGAAAGGTGCAG GATGATCAACTTGAATCTGCCAAAGCTGAGATGGGAGAGGTTAGAGAAGAAAATCAAAGACTAAAGATGTATTTAAATCGGATTATGAAGGATTATCAGAAGCTACAAATGCAATTTTATGACATTGTTGGACAAGATTCAAAGAAATCCCAACCAGCAGAAAATAATGACCGCCACCACCaacaacaagaagaagaagaacccgAGCTTGTGTCTCTTACACTTGGAAGGTTTTCGAGTGATTCGAAAAAGGATGGTAAAAACAAAGCATCCAGCAGCCATGGAAAAGAGGAGGAGAGAGGGAATGAAGGTTTATCTCTTGGCTTAGATTACAAGCTTGAAGCTTCTAAGTCTGAGGTAGATGATGAAGCTTTACCAAATCCAAGCCCAGTGAATAGTACTCAAGAACTCAAGGAGGAGGAAACATGGCCACCAAGCAAAGTTCTCAAGACAACCAGAACCGGAGACGATGAAGTTTTGCAGCAAAACCCTGTTAAGAAACCTAGGGTTTGCGTCAGAACCAGATGCGAAACTCCTACG ATGAATGATGGATGCCAATGGCGGAAATATGGGCAGAAGATTGCTAAAGGAAACCCTTGCCCTCGGGCATATTATCGTTGCACAGTTGCACCTTCATGCCCTGTGAGAAAACAG GTTCAAAGATGTGCTGAAGACTTGTCGGTCTTAATCACAACTTATGAAGGAACCCACAATCATCCACTTCCAATGTCAGCCACTGCAATGGCTTCCACCACTTGTGCAGCAGCTTCAATGCTATTGTCTGGTGCATCGTCGTCGGGTTCCAATGTTGCATCGTTAACTTCCACCGCCAACCTCCATGGGCTCAATGTCTACCTAACTGATAACTCAAAATCAAAGTTCTACTTGCCCAACTCTTCACTCTCGGCTGCCTTATCACACCCAACAATCACTCTTGACCTTACTTCAACACCATCTTCATCCTCATCATTTCCTTTCAATAGGTTTTCTTCAGCTTATCCCACTACATCAAGATATGCTTCCACAAGTCTCAGCTTTGGTTCTTCCGAATCCAACACTGTGTCTTGGGGCAATGGGCTTCTTAGCTATGGTAGTCCAAGTACTCAACCCTACATGAAAAACCCtcttaacattaatgggagaccaCAGTCCACCATGGAGAACAATAGCATTTTTCCATCTTTCATGCAAAAGAATAACCTAAATCCTCCTCAACAGCCATTGCCGGATACCATCGCTGCAGCAACCAAAGCAATCACAACAGACCCCAATTTCCAATCTGCTTTAGCGGCGGCTCTCACATCAATCATTGGAACCGGCAATAATAATAATGGTGGTGGTGGTAGCGGGGAGAGCTTGGCACAAAGGTTGAAATGGGGAGAGCAGACATTTGCAGTGAACGGAAATGGATGTGGCTCAAGCTTCTTCAACAAACCACCTCCTTCCACAACTTCCCAACCAGGGAGTTTGATATTTCTACCACCTAATTCTTTGCCATTTTCAACACCCAAGAGTGCCTCCACATCTCCTGGTGATACTGGAAATCACACcaattga
- the LOC107946498 gene encoding probable WRKY transcription factor 61 isoform 2 (isoform 2 is encoded by transcript variant 2), translating into MEENLKKSSDDIGGGAVVKKEKIADSCADDEDAPAVVVVPKGGDKRPCCENDDNKPSSPGKKDLSSSNNNKVSLKSDTERTEPEYSMASSSTRKDDQLESAKAEMGEVREENQRLKMYLNRIMKDYQKLQMQFYDIVGQDSKKSQPAENNDRHHQQQEEEEPELVSLTLGRFSSDSKKDGKNKASSSHGKEEERGNEGLSLGLDYKLEASKSEVDDEALPNPSPVNSTQELKEEETWPPSKVLKTTRTGDDEVLQQNPVKKPRVCVRTRCETPTMNDGCQWRKYGQKIAKGNPCPRAYYRCTVAPSCPVRKQVQRCAEDLSVLITTYEGTHNHPLPMSATAMASTTCAAASMLLSGASSSGSNVASLTSTANLHGLNVYLTDNSKSKFYLPNSSLSAALSHPTITLDLTSTPSSSSSFPFNRFSSAYPTTSRYASTSLSFGSSESNTVSWGNGLLSYGSPSTQPYMKNPLNINGRPQSTMENNSIFPSFMQKNNLNPPQQPLPDTIAAATKAITTDPNFQSALAAALTSIIGTGNNNNGGGGSGESLAQRLKWGEQTFAVNGNGCGSSFFNKPPPSTTSQPGSLIFLPPNSLPFSTPKSASTSPGDTGNHTN; encoded by the exons ATGGAGGAGAATTTGAAGAAGAGCTCTGATGATATAGGAGGTGGTGCAGTTGTGAAGAAAGAGAAGATAGCTGATTCTTGTGCTGATGATGAAGACGCTCCCGCTGTTGTTGTTGTTCCCAAG GGAGGAGATAAAAGACCCTGTTGTGAGAATGATGATAATAAGCCATCTTCCCCTGGAAAAAAGGATTTaagcagcagcaacaacaacaag GTATCTCTAAAATCTGATACTGAAAGAACCGAACCTGAGTACTCCATGGCTTCTTCTTCAACTCGAAAG GATGATCAACTTGAATCTGCCAAAGCTGAGATGGGAGAGGTTAGAGAAGAAAATCAAAGACTAAAGATGTATTTAAATCGGATTATGAAGGATTATCAGAAGCTACAAATGCAATTTTATGACATTGTTGGACAAGATTCAAAGAAATCCCAACCAGCAGAAAATAATGACCGCCACCACCaacaacaagaagaagaagaacccgAGCTTGTGTCTCTTACACTTGGAAGGTTTTCGAGTGATTCGAAAAAGGATGGTAAAAACAAAGCATCCAGCAGCCATGGAAAAGAGGAGGAGAGAGGGAATGAAGGTTTATCTCTTGGCTTAGATTACAAGCTTGAAGCTTCTAAGTCTGAGGTAGATGATGAAGCTTTACCAAATCCAAGCCCAGTGAATAGTACTCAAGAACTCAAGGAGGAGGAAACATGGCCACCAAGCAAAGTTCTCAAGACAACCAGAACCGGAGACGATGAAGTTTTGCAGCAAAACCCTGTTAAGAAACCTAGGGTTTGCGTCAGAACCAGATGCGAAACTCCTACG ATGAATGATGGATGCCAATGGCGGAAATATGGGCAGAAGATTGCTAAAGGAAACCCTTGCCCTCGGGCATATTATCGTTGCACAGTTGCACCTTCATGCCCTGTGAGAAAACAG GTTCAAAGATGTGCTGAAGACTTGTCGGTCTTAATCACAACTTATGAAGGAACCCACAATCATCCACTTCCAATGTCAGCCACTGCAATGGCTTCCACCACTTGTGCAGCAGCTTCAATGCTATTGTCTGGTGCATCGTCGTCGGGTTCCAATGTTGCATCGTTAACTTCCACCGCCAACCTCCATGGGCTCAATGTCTACCTAACTGATAACTCAAAATCAAAGTTCTACTTGCCCAACTCTTCACTCTCGGCTGCCTTATCACACCCAACAATCACTCTTGACCTTACTTCAACACCATCTTCATCCTCATCATTTCCTTTCAATAGGTTTTCTTCAGCTTATCCCACTACATCAAGATATGCTTCCACAAGTCTCAGCTTTGGTTCTTCCGAATCCAACACTGTGTCTTGGGGCAATGGGCTTCTTAGCTATGGTAGTCCAAGTACTCAACCCTACATGAAAAACCCtcttaacattaatgggagaccaCAGTCCACCATGGAGAACAATAGCATTTTTCCATCTTTCATGCAAAAGAATAACCTAAATCCTCCTCAACAGCCATTGCCGGATACCATCGCTGCAGCAACCAAAGCAATCACAACAGACCCCAATTTCCAATCTGCTTTAGCGGCGGCTCTCACATCAATCATTGGAACCGGCAATAATAATAATGGTGGTGGTGGTAGCGGGGAGAGCTTGGCACAAAGGTTGAAATGGGGAGAGCAGACATTTGCAGTGAACGGAAATGGATGTGGCTCAAGCTTCTTCAACAAACCACCTCCTTCCACAACTTCCCAACCAGGGAGTTTGATATTTCTACCACCTAATTCTTTGCCATTTTCAACACCCAAGAGTGCCTCCACATCTCCTGGTGATACTGGAAATCACACcaattga